In Deinococcus psychrotolerans, the genomic window ATTCCGCCGCAGGCCCTCAAGTCGCTCGAAAACATGGGCCTGAGCGTGGAAGCCTTGCAACTTCTTCTGGAGAGCAACCCGCCGATTGGCCCGCTGCTGGAATCTGAAGACGAAAACGGCAATGAGGTGCGGCTGACGGTGAAGTAGGCAGGAAGGCAGGTTCGCTCTCCCGGCGAACTTGCTTTCGCTTATCGCCCCTGAGGAGCGCTACATTGAACGCCATGTCCCGCCGCCCGCTCCCTCTGCCCTTTCCCGACGTGACCGAAGCCCCGCTGGTCACCGAACTGCACTTTCCCGAAGCGGGCGTGACCGTCAAAGGCGAGTTTGAACTCAATGAGTTCGCCACCCTCGCGCCCGATACGCTGGATTTTTTGCGGCTCTACATCAAGGTGCGCGGCAATCTCAAAGAAGTGGAGCGCATCTTGGGCCTGAGTTATCCCACGGTGCGTTCCCGCTTTGACAACTTGCTGCGCTCTATCGGTTACGAACCCGAAGCCGCCGACCCGCGTGACGAAGTGCTGAGCCAGTTGGAGCGCGGCGACATCACACCGGAAGAAGCCGCCAAAAAACTGCGGCGCTAGGAGATTTAATCCTAGCGCCGCTAATTTTGTGCGGAGTGTTATTCGCCGTCTTTGGCGGCCAGTTCGTTGTACTTATTGGCCAGCACAAAAAAGGTGGGTGCCCACAGGCCCACGAAGATGCCGAAGCGCTCGCCGTGTGCGCGTTCTTCGGGGTTGCCTTCCTTGCCGCCATTGGTAAACCAGATGATGATGGAAGCCACGATAGAAACGAATCCAGCCACGGTCAGTACGTTGGAAGTGGTGCGGTTGTCCATCTTAAATGCCTCCCTGAGTGCGGTGCTCAATACAACGGCCAATACACTATCGGCCTGCTGAGCGCAGTCTGGCCGACACTTTAACAATACTATGCAACTTTTCTGACCAAGTGATCGGACTGAGTTTTTTCTTAATGAAATTGCTCAGGGCTGCGCTTTGATGTGCTTGGGCACGTTGTCGGTGTTCCTGAACACGTCTTGCCCACTGAATTTCTCCAGCTCTACCCGTTTGCCGCTGCGGGCGCTTTGGTAAATCGCGTCCATGATTCGGTGGTCTTGCAACCCTTCTTCGCCGGGGGTGTAAGGCGTTTTGCCCGATTGGATGCATTCGGCAAAGTGATCGACTTCCAGTGTGAACTGGTTGTAGGCGGCAAATTGCGGCGTGGTTTTGGCGGCCTTGTCGCTCAGTTCCAGGTCTAGGCCGACATACAAGAAAGCCGGATCGAGGGTAACGCTGCCTGCTTCGCCCAGCACCCGCAAGGTATCGGTTTTGACGGCTCCGTAACTGGTCAGCATGTTGGCGATCAGGCCGCCGGGAAAGCCCAGCATCACGCTCATGGATTCCTCCACTTCCTTAAATCTGGTGTCGCCCTTGGGCTGGTGCACGGCGGCGTAGACCCACTCCGGTTCCAAGCCCGTCACGAAGCGCATGGTGTTGAGGCAATAAATTCCCACGTCCACCAGTGGCCCGCCGCCGGCCTGCTTGAAACTGAGCCGCCAAGCACTGGCGTCGTCTTCGACTTGGGCGTGAATGCTGTCGAGCAACTTAATGGAGCCGAGCTTGCCGCCCGCGACAGCTTTTTTGGCGGCCCAGTGGTGCGGGGTGTACTGGATGCGGTAGGCCGCCATCAGCAGCACGCCCGCGCCCTTGCAGGCTTTGACGATCGCCTCGGCGTCCTTGGTGGTGTCGGCCAGCGGTTTTTCGCACAGCACATGCTTACCGAGTTTGGCGGCCCGCTCGGCGTAGTCGCGGTGGAGGTTGTTGGGCAGCACAATGTACACCGCCTGCACGTCGTCCCGCTGACCGAGTTCTTCAAACTGCTCGTAGGTGTAGGCGTCGGCGTCGCTCAGGCCCGCCGCTTTGGCAAAGGCCCGGCCCTTATCGAGCTCGCCGGTCACGACGGCCGCCAAGTAAGCGTGCTGGCTGGTTCTGAGGGCGGGGATGAGTTCTTCGGCGCTGAGTTCACCGAGGCCGACGACGGCAAACCCGACGCGGCGGCTTTGGGCTTCGGGTTTGGGAATGTTCGGTTGATTGGGCATGGTTTACCCTTCCATACCGCTTGCCCGCGCCGGATGGGAGCTGGATCAGCGGGCCTTTAGCTGGACAGCGCTACAGGGTGAGGTGCGCGGCGCGACCCTAAATAATCCCGCCGCCGAGAAGCAACCGCACCGCCGCCAGCACCAGCACCACCGCGCACAAGATCAGGCCCCCGCGCTCCTTGCTGATGGCCCCCACTACCAAGCCGACGATGCCCAGCGGCAAGGTCACGAACCAGTTGGTCCAACCGAGAAGCGGCAAAAAGCCGAGGCCGAGGCCCAAAACAGCCAAAATGCCGAAGAGAATAGAAATGGTATTCATACCTGTAGATACTGTTTGGGCAGCCAGAAAGTTGCCGGGCCCAAAACTGGAAGGTAAAGGCGAACCCACCGCGCCGTGAACGCGCCTTCCGAGAAAGTTCACGGCCTTGTGAGGCGGGCGCGTCAAGCTGAGGCCATGACAAATTCAGCATCTTTAAAAGGCAAGAAAATCGCCATCCTGGCCGCCGACGGCGTGGAGCAGATCGAGCTGGTCAGTCCGCGTGAGGCGTTACAGAAGGCTGGGGCCACCACCGAACTGATCAGTCTCAAGCCAGGCCAGATTCAGAGCATGAAGGGGGACATCGAGCCGCAGGACAAGTACCCGGTTGACAAGACCGTCAGTGAGGCCAGCGCCAGCGATTACGACGGCCTGCTGCTGCCCGGCGGCACCGTCAACCCCGACAAACTGCGCCTGAGCGAGGAGGCCATGGACTTGGTGCGCTCCTTTTACAGCAGCGGCAAGCCGATAGCGGCGATCTGCCACGGCCCTTGGAGCCTGAGTCAGGTGGGCGTCGTGAAAGGGCTGAAGCTGACCAGTTGGCCCAGTCTTAGGCACGAACTCGAACTCGGCGGCGCGGAGTGGGTCGATCAGGAAGTGGTGAGCGATAAGGGCATCGTGACCAGCCGCAATCCGGATGATCTGCCCGCCTTCAACCGCCAGATCACCGAGCTGTTTGCCGAGGGCGACCAGAGCAGCAAGCGGCCCTGAGAGCCGTTTCTAAGTTTGCCTAGGCCTGCTCCTCACCCACGCTTGAGGTTTGAGCGGCAGGCTGAAGGCATGACACACGACCAAGCGCAAAATCAGCAGAGCCAGTACAAACTCAGCCGCAGCGAAACCCAGCACGGCAAAGACGGCCAGCACCACCTCATCAAAGGCGAAAAGGGCAGCGTGCGGCTGTGGCACAACGAAGAGCCTTCGGCCAATAGCGACACCGCCCTGCACAGCCACGCCTATGAAACGCTCGGCTACGTCGTTTCGGGGCGGATGGAACTGGTGCTCAGTGGCCAAACTATTGCTCTAGAAGCCGGAGACAGCTACTGCGTCCCGAGCGGAGCCGAGCACCGATTCCATATTCTGGAAACCCTGACCGCTGTAGAAACGACCACGCCCAGCGCCTTCTGATTTCGCTTCCCCACTGCTTGACTCGGCCGGCTCCGTAAGGTCTAGAGTACGAGCATGACTGACGCGAAACCCGCCCGCATCACCTCTCCCTTCAACGCCAAAAGCACCGCCCTAGAAGTGATTGCCGGGTACGATCTGAGCGGCAAAACCGCCGTTGTGACCGGAGCCGCTTCCGGCATCGGCACCGAAACCGCCCGCGCCCTGCTGACTGCTGGAGCGCGGGTCTTGCTTGCTGTGCGCGATACCGCCAAAGGCGAGCAGGTGGTCGCTGACCTGCGCCAAAGCATGGGCAATGCCAATGCCGAAGTGATCGCGCTTGATCTCAGTTCGCTGGAATCAGTCCGGCAGGGCGCGGCAGAGATTCTCAATGTTGCCCCCAAAATTGACATCCTGATCAACAACGCGGGCGTGATGGCCACGCCACAAAGCCAGACCGCCGACGGCTTTGAAATGCAGTTTGGTACCAACCATCTTGGCCACTTTTTGCTGACCGAACTCCTGATGCCGGCTCTTTTGGCGGCGGCTCCCTCGCGGGTGGTGGCACTCAGCAGCATCGGCCACCGCCGCAGTAATATTTTGCTGGACGACCTCAACTTGGAGCGCCGCCCCTACGACAAGTGGGAGGCGTATGGCAACGCCAAAACCGCCAACGCGCTGTTCGCTCTGGGGCTGAATGACCGTTACGCCAAGCGGGGCGTTACCGCCAACTCGGTGCATCCCGGCGGGATCATGACTGGCCTGCAAAAGCATATGCCGATGGAGGAACAGCGGGCAATGGGTTGGATGGACGAAGAAGGCAACCTCAATCCGGTCTTCAAGAGCACCGAGCAGGGCGCGGCCACCAGCGTTTGGGCCGCCGTCGGCAAGGAACTGGAAGGGGTGGGCGGTTTGTACCTGGAAGACGTGCAGGAAGCTGTGCCGTTTGAGCCTGCCGCGCCGTACAGCGGGTATCAGCCGTATCTGCGCGACCATGCAAGCGCCGATAAGCTGTGGGAAGCCAGCGAAAAGATGGTGGGTCTGAAGTAATCTTTAGCTCGTTACAAGCAAAACCGCCCCGAATTTCTTGGGGCGGTTTGCTTATTGGACAAATTGGGGTAGAACGGGGCCACTCACGGCCCATCTCCGAAAATTGAGAACAAGCACACCGTTGGCGCTTCTATTCCGGTGTGGACATAATACGCCCCATGCGTACTAAATAAATGTAATTAAAGTCTGAATAGCTGCATAAGGCGTGAGTTTGCTGTTTGGCAGCATCTGGGAGAGGAGTCTAAAATTTTGGAGAGCCGAGAGCCGCTGGCTAGGCCATTGCACTTACCGCCAATTTTTGCCCGCTGAGCCGCCTTCTCTTAAGCTCAGTCCATGAACGAGCACCGCCCAATTCTCCGAGAGTTTCAACCCGCAGACGCCGCACAAGTGGCCCAGCTCATCACCGAGAGCGTGCGCGGGCACTGGATATACACGCCCGAACAGTTCAAGCCTTCTAGCGTGCCGCAGCGCTTCCGGTTGGTGGCGGCAGATTCGGAAGTGCGGGCGACTTTGGCGGTCTCGCCGTTCGGTGACGCCGCGCCCAGCGCCTTCCGGCTGGACTTTGCTGGAGACGCCCAGTTCTTTAACGCGCTCTACACGCTCGCCCTGACCCGCTTGCCCCAGCACGCGCCGCTGATTGGCGTGGCCCGCGAGGATTTCAGCGAGCAGATGCAATTTTTTGCGGCGGCAGGCTTCCGTAATGCTTGGCAGTCGTGGGGCGCTCACCTTGATCTGACGCGCTTTGACTTCGCGCCGTATCAGGCACTGGAAGAACGCTTGTTCGTGGACGGCTACGAAGTGGAGCAGCTCGCCAACACCGCTCCTGAAGCTGATTGGAACGTCCTGTATGCGCTGAGTCTGGAAGCGGTGGAAGACGCCCCACGCAATCCCACCACTACGCCAGACAACCTCAGCTTGGAAGAATGGTGGGCGATGATCGTGCGCGAAGAAACGGTGTTCGCAGCGCGTTTCCGGGGCCAGATCATCGGTTTTACCCGTTCAACGGTGCGCGGCGAGCACTTGGACACCGAACACACCGCCGTGAGCCGCCCCCACCGCAACAAAGGTCTAGCGACCATCCTCAAAGCGCGGGCGCTGGCTTCAGCACAGGAACAAGGCTGCATCCAAGCAAGCACGGGCGGCACGGTCATGAACCTGCCGATGCTGAAAGTCAACCATTGTTTGGGCTATTTGCCGGAGCCGATGTGGGTGACGTGGTGGCTGGAGCGTTGAGCGCCTTATTTTCTCTTTCTTGTAGGTGCTTCGGTTGCCTTCGGGGCGTACTGACTCACGCCGCCCGCCGCCGCAAACTCGGTTTCCAGTTCGGCCAGCGGTTTGTCGGGCTTGCTGCTGGCATCGCCCGGTAAGGTGTGGGCGAACACTTCTATAACATCGGGATAGCCGTCCCCATCCGTATCCCCGTTGGCGGCCAGTACGCTGTACAGCACGTCGGCAAATTTGGCTTTGGGATTCGTTTGAAAGCCTTTCTGGAGCGCTTGCCCGAACACGTTCCAGGGTGCGCCGCCTTTGGCATTGACGTGACAAAAGGTGCAGGCCATGACTTTGCCGCTGTACTGCCAGAGCGGATCGTCCTTGTCGTAGTGAAACTGCTGAATGGCGGTGAGGCGGAAGGCGGGCATAGCGAGCGTTGGAGTCAGCAAGAGGAGCGCCAAAGCGGCCCAGCGTTTCAACCCAGCCCCCTCAACTTAACTGGCATCAACTCAACCACTTCGGGCCGTCGAACTTGCCGCCCAGAATTTCCTTGGAATCTAGGTTCAGCCAAGTGTCCAGCGCGTTGGCGTAGACGCCTCTGAAATCCTGCTTGTAGCGGATGTCGCCGTCGGCCAGGTTCTCCAAGTCGGGGCTGTCGCCGTGAATGCCGCCCTTGACGCTCTTGCCCAGCACAAACATCACGCTGCCCTGTCCGTGATCGGTTCCGGCGCTGGCATTTTCGGCCACCCGCCGCCCAAACTCGGAAAAGCCCATCACGACCACTTTGTCGGCCAGGCCCTGCACGTCGAGGTCAGCTTGAAAAGCGGCCAGTCCCTCGGCCAGTTCGCGCAGCAAATCATCCTGCTCGGCCCGCTGGCCCGCGTGGGTGTCGAAGCTGCCCAAGCTGGTATACAGCACCCGCTGGCCGTTACCGCCCGCGATCAGGCGGGCAATATCTTGGAGGCTGGCGGCGAATTTGCTGTCGGGATAGACAGCCCCGGAGCGGTACTTGCTGAGATTTTTCTGGACTTTGGCGGTGTTGAGCAGCATCTGCTTGGTGGCGGCTTGCAGGTACTCGGCCTCGCCTTGCCTCGGCGCGTTCAGCAGGGTGGTAAAAGGGTCGTGGAGTCCGGCGGGCAATTTGAGCTGGTAGCTGTCCACACTGCTGATGCTCGGCAGCGAGAACTGCTTGGCTTGCAGGGCCAGCGGCGTGGCGTTGCCGATGTTGCTGGCGCAAAACGGGTCGCCAATCGTCTCGGCGATTCTTCCTATCCAGCCGTCGCTGGCGGCCTGTGTGGGGTCGGCGGTGTGCCAGATCGCCATGCTGGCAAAGTGGCTGCGGTTGGGGTTGGGATAGCCGATATTCTCCAGCCAGCCGAGTTGCCCGGCGTCCCAGAACTTGCTGAGCGCCCGCAAGCTGGGGTGCATCCCGAGGTCGGCGGTCAGGTTCAGCACGTCTTTTTTGCCGATGGCGATGTTGGGCCGCGCCGCGTAGTAAGCTCCGTTGCTGTAGGGAATCAGGGTGTTGAGGCCGTCATTGCCGCCGGTCAGCTGAATGACCACCAAAGTTTTGTCGCCGCCCGCCGTTGCAGCGGCCCGTGCCAGAAAGCCAGGCATTCCGCTGGTGACGCTGACCGCCAGCGCCGAGAGTTTGAGAAAATCGCGTCTGTTCATGGGTGGCTCCTTTTGGGAGAGGGAAGATGGGGGCTCGGCTCTTGGCTCTCTTTTTCTTCAAGGAAGGGGAGAGTGAGCGCAGCGGTTGCCTTCCTCCTCTTCCTCCTCAAATCAACTGATATTCAGGACTGACCAGCATCAAATAGGTGCGCTGGGCACTGCCCAGTTTCGCCAGCGCACTCGGCATCTTTTCGCTGCCCAGCAGGGCCAGGGCGCTCGGCTCAGGCACAGTGT contains:
- a CDS encoding cupin domain-containing protein, which encodes MTHDQAQNQQSQYKLSRSETQHGKDGQHHLIKGEKGSVRLWHNEEPSANSDTALHSHAYETLGYVVSGRMELVLSGQTIALEAGDSYCVPSGAEHRFHILETLTAVETTTPSAF
- a CDS encoding thrombospondin type 3 repeat-containing protein, producing the protein MKRWAALALLLLTPTLAMPAFRLTAIQQFHYDKDDPLWQYSGKVMACTFCHVNAKGGAPWNVFGQALQKGFQTNPKAKFADVLYSVLAANGDTDGDGYPDVIEVFAHTLPGDASSKPDKPLAELETEFAAAGGVSQYAPKATEAPTRKRK
- a CDS encoding GNAT family N-acetyltransferase, coding for MNEHRPILREFQPADAAQVAQLITESVRGHWIYTPEQFKPSSVPQRFRLVAADSEVRATLAVSPFGDAAPSAFRLDFAGDAQFFNALYTLALTRLPQHAPLIGVAREDFSEQMQFFAAAGFRNAWQSWGAHLDLTRFDFAPYQALEERLFVDGYEVEQLANTAPEADWNVLYALSLEAVEDAPRNPTTTPDNLSLEEWWAMIVREETVFAARFRGQIIGFTRSTVRGEHLDTEHTAVSRPHRNKGLATILKARALASAQEQGCIQASTGGTVMNLPMLKVNHCLGYLPEPMWVTWWLER
- a CDS encoding oxidoreductase, whose product is MTDAKPARITSPFNAKSTALEVIAGYDLSGKTAVVTGAASGIGTETARALLTAGARVLLAVRDTAKGEQVVADLRQSMGNANAEVIALDLSSLESVRQGAAEILNVAPKIDILINNAGVMATPQSQTADGFEMQFGTNHLGHFLLTELLMPALLAAAPSRVVALSSIGHRRSNILLDDLNLERRPYDKWEAYGNAKTANALFALGLNDRYAKRGVTANSVHPGGIMTGLQKHMPMEEQRAMGWMDEEGNLNPVFKSTEQGAATSVWAAVGKELEGVGGLYLEDVQEAVPFEPAAPYSGYQPYLRDHASADKLWEASEKMVGLK
- a CDS encoding DUF1501 domain-containing protein; this translates as MNRRDFLKLSALAVSVTSGMPGFLARAAATAGGDKTLVVIQLTGGNDGLNTLIPYSNGAYYAARPNIAIGKKDVLNLTADLGMHPSLRALSKFWDAGQLGWLENIGYPNPNRSHFASMAIWHTADPTQAASDGWIGRIAETIGDPFCASNIGNATPLALQAKQFSLPSISSVDSYQLKLPAGLHDPFTTLLNAPRQGEAEYLQAATKQMLLNTAKVQKNLSKYRSGAVYPDSKFAASLQDIARLIAGGNGQRVLYTSLGSFDTHAGQRAEQDDLLRELAEGLAAFQADLDVQGLADKVVVMGFSEFGRRVAENASAGTDHGQGSVMFVLGKSVKGGIHGDSPDLENLADGDIRYKQDFRGVYANALDTWLNLDSKEILGGKFDGPKWLS
- a CDS encoding Gfo/Idh/MocA family protein, which translates into the protein MPNQPNIPKPEAQSRRVGFAVVGLGELSAEELIPALRTSQHAYLAAVVTGELDKGRAFAKAAGLSDADAYTYEQFEELGQRDDVQAVYIVLPNNLHRDYAERAAKLGKHVLCEKPLADTTKDAEAIVKACKGAGVLLMAAYRIQYTPHHWAAKKAVAGGKLGSIKLLDSIHAQVEDDASAWRLSFKQAGGGPLVDVGIYCLNTMRFVTGLEPEWVYAAVHQPKGDTRFKEVEESMSVMLGFPGGLIANMLTSYGAVKTDTLRVLGEAGSVTLDPAFLYVGLDLELSDKAAKTTPQFAAYNQFTLEVDHFAECIQSGKTPYTPGEEGLQDHRIMDAIYQSARSGKRVELEKFSGQDVFRNTDNVPKHIKAQP
- a CDS encoding type 1 glutamine amidotransferase domain-containing protein, whose protein sequence is MTNSASLKGKKIAILAADGVEQIELVSPREALQKAGATTELISLKPGQIQSMKGDIEPQDKYPVDKTVSEASASDYDGLLLPGGTVNPDKLRLSEEAMDLVRSFYSSGKPIAAICHGPWSLSQVGVVKGLKLTSWPSLRHELELGGAEWVDQEVVSDKGIVTSRNPDDLPAFNRQITELFAEGDQSSKRP
- a CDS encoding DUF2089 domain-containing protein, with amino-acid sequence MSRRPLPLPFPDVTEAPLVTELHFPEAGVTVKGEFELNEFATLAPDTLDFLRLYIKVRGNLKEVERILGLSYPTVRSRFDNLLRSIGYEPEAADPRDEVLSQLERGDITPEEAAKKLRR